One window from the genome of Deltaproteobacteria bacterium encodes:
- a CDS encoding Ig-like domain-containing protein → MIRRVVGNLGLALLALTLVACGGGGSDNGGGGGGGNPTPDTRNQVTDASGRLTLAVESVTFSGGDSIDFTVTVRDRSGRPRADVPVAVTGSAGLAVSFDDNITGENGQASGAVSSTSLGLASLAAEVPTEVQGEKVRVYINMLVLQATQAPGQPTPTPLPGQNTPTPLPASLVRNIVLETRPFSVSAAAGGSIGVTAIAFDADNQPVNNVEILFDFSPKQGVLRPPTAVTRTVDGQPGIAQTTITYEPGTASAGKVTVSASAGGVEGVIDFDIVAGASQKPAATLLMQSDTNTIGTESGGQATISAVVFDADNNPINDVNVLFLTPVGEMLPLTVKTSVVGTQAGVARSALRIPAGTPVKRSGDNILPYEISARAGGVSGTIDIYVVPGRGTGGGIGNGGTPGEPASITLGASPSRVRARGAGGRELASVTATVFDNNGNRLKDAPVTFAVVEPSASGAMMLPNNDGTLTQLTDSAGSALIQMRSGSGLGSVTVRAEVPTELGVGTEDCQVPANAGRQCVFATKPLVTVTSGNPGRVSLVINDVSIDLNDGARLTTVSAIITDAQGNIVEDGTPAFFEVLVDPNDPTDPARRLGMQGFSATNDAPPCDVSQFTVQTGLPVIPEPGDAITCLKFPPNMAGTTFRARAESQGVDVTETLQLPGAISSLILRAQPAKVLVTATESASVQLTAEALDRGGLPARNALLRFLAEVGTFDDGALAYTDASGLATVALTIPAGTSAGFATVTVFGGGVTAAAGPDLAVEIVNQSGSSGPAGTPQSLEFVGSNPASIGVRGSGFPEQAVVSFRVIDSLGTPLSGVTVRFRITGIGGETITPAQDTTDANGIAQVAINSGSRAAPIRITASVDKDNNGTIDIVTQSDAVSVVGAPPTYSRFSLAARFLNVAGRVTFGLEDTISAFLNDRFGNPVPPGTAVSFFTNGASVVDAQPTTAAGRAEGTLMSEGKGEGLPPTGIITVLGVTRGEEPFVDANGNGVYDFGEPFTDIAEPFIDYNGNGRFDPPEVLVDTNGNGRYDSGETYEDKNSNGQYDDHRYEQFIDLNDNELWDDAQSAGEWQSDAMIFATIDVTFSAHTIVFLSPSTFQIRDGGSQTFQLFVGDINANPLVGGSTVNFSVEGSDAKLVGVPSSIRLPDAETFNALIPGLNQFQFRVVDNNPGKRTTEQVVAVNIDVRSEGSGGLAPGGNGSVFTSAVGVLEAAATPVPTATPTNTPTPTATPTETPTATPTPTPTNTPTATPTNTPTATPTNTPTATPTATPTNTATSTPTNTPPPHSLAFVSAAPSSIGVRGSGLPEQATLTFQVTDALAHPIPGIAVQFSLTSLGGENVSPAQATSDAAGLVQTVLTSGQRATAVRVTASVVGRPGITAQSTAVTVAGAPPAFSRLSAAPQFANIAGRVTLGIENPITAFLNDRFGNVVPRGTSVAFLTNGGSVIDITPTNAQGRATATLVSEGGAIPPDGIIRVLLITRGEEPFSDTNGNGVYDEGEPFTDIPEPFIDVNGNGQYDADNAFEMFVDTNANGEWDDVQDGAVWNGDALIWTVVPVTFSGHTIVELLHEEAPDEFVEDTFSIPDGGNLRFRLIVRDQDGNPIVGGSKVAVKLTGNVRLRNLSDSFTIPDGQSLDPENKLIEGLNQFSFVLEDTQLGTVTDERVTVEIAVTSDPVAVAPGGNGSVGIAVTGTNLAQPTPTPTETFTAQATRTPTRTQPPPTVTGTPTITATATATATATSTPVARALTFVSVVPASIGVHGSGLPEQATLTFRVTDAFAQPIAGVAVQFAVTSLGGETVAPEEATSDADGLVQTILTSGVRATAVRVTASVVSNPTVQAQSTVVNISGGLPAANRFSLAPQFVNIAGRVTFGLQDVVTAFLNDRYGNAVPAGTAVTFQSNYASLVDITTTDAQGRARATLLSEGVSPPDGIVTLLAYTRGEKAFEDLNGNGVPDIGEPVTPLPEPFFDENANGVRDAGENFVDLDNDGLWDADQAPVGQFSDQALVFDSFRVTFSAPTRLTLEPSSFIIPDGGSQSFIVTLADRDNNPLVGGTRVDIVVGGGVTLQGPSSFTLADAESFGATINGLNRFTFAVVDSQPGQGDAGQPITVSVTVTSPISGTAPGGNGDANAFSSGTLLAVPTPTFTTTPTNTPTPTFTPTPTFTPTPTFTFTNTPTWTNTPTATFTVTPTNTPTFTPTITPTPTPGAAFIHVALFVNQASNNGDGTLSSVISALVTDASGVAIGDDVPVQFSLVTPIAGVSVTSPGYTNQPAPCTLSFTVVPQPGDALSCVKYSQSLQGTAVTIRAQVQTAGGSFIFDTRLITLPDLRPTATPTNTATPTATPTATPTSTPTRTPTDTPTATPTATPTFTPTSTPTVTATATPEAAFIELDLIDTQASANGDGTYSTVIGALVTTATGAVVGDGVAVEFSIVGPVAGVSVTSPGYTNQAPPCTLSFTVVPQPGDALSCVKYVQSLSGTSITIQARVQRADSSYITTQRVITLPDLRPTPTATRTGTLPATNTPTNTGTPTRTATPTNTPTDTPTATPTNTPTITATPSPKSVQFVSATPAAIGVRGSGLPEQSVLAFLVTDAGGNPISGIPVTFTLTGLGTESIDPPSAVTDADGEARTTLTSGTRAGTVLVTATVGSFSAPGTVSILGAPPSQNRFSLAAQKANIAGRVSLGITNTISAYVNDRFGNAVPPGTAVSFISNAASVVNPTTTDNSGIATVTLISESLTSQGSPPTQPTGIVSILAFTRGEESFLDNNGNGTFNVGDTIVTDNVPEPFLDFRPRPAALAGGGPDDSACSVSAPNAKCNNAFDSGKPFELFVDTVPLSGTWTTQGTASSWDSNILVSGSLAVTFSGPLASPTTLCSPAGAGCSNGPPVTFNIPNAGAQAFTLRVHDDLRNPLEGGSTIVIAATVGEITGGSITIPDGQSFNQFVAGLNEFTFVVADPDPTASTAQATSIAVTVTSTNGSGTFIVASGTIN, encoded by the coding sequence ATGATCCGACGGGTGGTTGGGAACCTCGGGTTGGCGTTGCTAGCGCTCACCTTGGTCGCGTGCGGCGGCGGCGGGAGCGACAACGGCGGCGGTGGTGGTGGTGGCAATCCCACCCCGGATACTCGCAATCAAGTCACCGATGCCAGCGGGCGGCTGACACTGGCGGTCGAATCGGTGACCTTCAGTGGCGGCGATTCGATCGACTTTACCGTCACCGTACGCGACCGTAGTGGGCGGCCACGTGCGGACGTTCCGGTCGCGGTCACCGGCAGCGCCGGTCTGGCGGTGAGCTTTGACGACAACATCACCGGCGAGAACGGGCAGGCCAGCGGCGCGGTTAGCAGTACCTCGCTCGGGTTGGCGAGTTTGGCGGCCGAAGTGCCCACCGAAGTGCAGGGCGAGAAGGTGCGCGTTTACATCAACATGTTGGTCCTACAGGCGACGCAGGCGCCGGGACAACCGACGCCGACGCCGCTGCCGGGGCAGAACACCCCGACGCCCTTGCCGGCCTCGCTGGTGCGCAACATCGTGCTGGAGACTCGGCCATTTTCGGTCAGCGCCGCCGCCGGCGGCTCGATCGGGGTGACGGCGATCGCTTTTGACGCCGACAATCAGCCGGTGAATAACGTCGAGATACTCTTCGATTTTTCTCCCAAACAGGGAGTGTTGCGACCGCCGACTGCAGTTACGCGAACGGTGGACGGACAACCCGGCATCGCCCAGACGACGATCACCTACGAGCCCGGCACCGCCTCGGCGGGTAAAGTCACCGTGAGCGCGTCGGCTGGGGGCGTCGAGGGCGTAATCGATTTCGATATCGTGGCGGGTGCCAGCCAGAAGCCGGCGGCAACGCTGCTCATGCAGAGCGACACCAATACCATCGGCACCGAAAGCGGCGGCCAGGCCACAATCAGCGCCGTGGTGTTTGATGCTGACAACAATCCGATCAACGACGTCAACGTGCTGTTTCTGACGCCGGTTGGTGAGATGCTGCCGCTGACCGTGAAAACAAGCGTGGTCGGTACGCAGGCCGGAGTGGCGCGTAGCGCCTTGCGCATTCCCGCGGGCACGCCGGTGAAACGCTCGGGCGATAATATCCTGCCCTACGAGATATCGGCCCGCGCCGGCGGAGTCAGCGGCACAATCGACATATACGTGGTACCGGGCCGTGGCACCGGTGGCGGCATCGGCAACGGCGGGACTCCCGGTGAGCCGGCCAGCATCACGCTCGGGGCCAGCCCTAGCCGTGTGCGCGCTCGCGGCGCGGGCGGCCGCGAACTGGCGTCCGTAACCGCGACGGTGTTCGATAACAACGGCAACCGCCTGAAGGATGCTCCGGTAACTTTCGCCGTCGTGGAACCTAGCGCCAGCGGGGCGATGATGCTGCCCAACAACGACGGCACTCTGACGCAGCTGACCGATTCCGCCGGCAGTGCGCTGATTCAGATGCGCTCAGGCTCGGGCCTCGGCTCGGTGACTGTGCGGGCCGAGGTGCCGACTGAGCTTGGCGTCGGTACCGAGGACTGTCAGGTGCCGGCTAATGCCGGCCGCCAGTGTGTCTTTGCAACTAAGCCGCTGGTGACTGTGACCTCGGGGAACCCCGGGCGGGTGAGCCTGGTGATCAATGACGTCTCGATCGACCTCAACGATGGCGCGCGGCTCACAACCGTGTCGGCGATCATTACCGACGCGCAAGGCAATATCGTTGAGGACGGTACCCCGGCATTCTTCGAGGTCCTGGTTGACCCGAACGATCCCACCGACCCGGCGCGGCGGCTGGGGATGCAGGGCTTCTCTGCGACCAACGATGCGCCGCCGTGCGACGTCAGCCAGTTCACGGTACAGACCGGGCTCCCGGTTATCCCGGAGCCCGGCGATGCGATCACCTGCCTGAAATTCCCCCCCAACATGGCCGGGACCACGTTCCGCGCACGGGCGGAGTCGCAGGGGGTGGATGTGACCGAAACCCTGCAACTGCCGGGTGCGATCAGTAGTCTCATCTTGCGCGCACAGCCGGCAAAGGTGCTGGTAACGGCGACCGAATCCGCCAGCGTTCAGCTCACCGCCGAGGCCCTCGATCGCGGTGGACTGCCGGCGCGCAACGCGTTGCTGCGCTTCTTGGCGGAGGTGGGTACGTTCGATGATGGGGCGCTCGCTTACACCGATGCCTCTGGACTAGCTACCGTGGCGCTTACCATCCCCGCCGGCACCAGCGCGGGGTTCGCCACCGTTACCGTGTTCGGCGGCGGGGTGACGGCTGCAGCCGGACCAGACCTCGCTGTTGAAATCGTCAACCAAAGCGGTAGCAGCGGGCCGGCGGGAACGCCGCAAAGCCTCGAGTTCGTCGGCAGCAACCCCGCAAGCATTGGCGTGCGTGGCTCCGGCTTCCCCGAACAAGCGGTGGTGTCGTTCAGGGTCATCGATAGCCTCGGCACACCGCTGAGCGGGGTGACGGTGCGGTTCCGTATTACCGGCATCGGCGGCGAGACCATCACTCCGGCGCAGGATACCACTGACGCCAACGGCATCGCCCAGGTCGCGATCAACAGCGGTAGCCGCGCGGCCCCGATCCGCATCACTGCCTCGGTCGACAAGGATAACAACGGAACGATCGACATCGTGACCCAGTCCGACGCCGTCAGCGTGGTCGGCGCGCCGCCGACCTACAGTCGCTTCAGCCTGGCCGCGCGGTTCCTTAATGTCGCCGGCCGTGTAACTTTCGGCTTGGAGGACACCATCAGCGCCTTCCTCAACGACCGCTTCGGCAACCCCGTGCCCCCGGGCACCGCGGTCAGTTTCTTCACCAACGGCGCCAGCGTCGTCGATGCCCAACCGACCACCGCCGCCGGCCGCGCGGAAGGTACGTTGATGTCCGAAGGCAAGGGCGAGGGCCTGCCGCCCACCGGCATCATCACTGTGCTGGGCGTCACGCGCGGCGAGGAGCCGTTCGTGGACGCCAACGGCAACGGCGTCTACGATTTCGGCGAGCCGTTCACCGACATCGCCGAGCCGTTCATTGATTACAACGGCAATGGGCGGTTCGATCCGCCCGAGGTCCTCGTCGACACTAATGGCAACGGCCGCTACGACAGCGGCGAGACCTACGAAGACAAGAACAGCAACGGGCAATACGATGATCACCGCTACGAGCAGTTCATCGATTTGAACGATAACGAACTTTGGGACGACGCCCAGAGCGCGGGCGAGTGGCAGAGCGATGCGATGATCTTTGCCACTATCGACGTGACTTTCTCCGCCCACACCATCGTCTTCTTGAGCCCGTCCACTTTCCAGATCCGCGACGGCGGTAGCCAAACGTTCCAACTGTTTGTCGGCGACATCAACGCCAACCCCTTGGTCGGCGGTTCAACCGTGAACTTCTCGGTCGAAGGCTCCGACGCCAAATTGGTCGGTGTCCCCAGTTCGATCCGTTTGCCTGATGCCGAGACATTCAATGCCCTCATCCCCGGCCTCAACCAGTTCCAATTCCGGGTGGTTGATAACAACCCCGGCAAGCGCACGACCGAGCAGGTGGTGGCGGTCAACATCGATGTGCGCTCCGAAGGGAGCGGCGGCCTTGCCCCCGGCGGGAACGGAAGCGTGTTCACTTCGGCCGTCGGCGTGCTAGAGGCCGCCGCCACGCCGGTGCCGACAGCAACGCCGACGAACACCCCGACGCCGACGGCGACGCCGACCGAGACCCCGACGGCTACCCCGACGCCGACGCCAACGAATACTCCGACGGCGACGCCGACCAACACCCCGACGGCGACGCCGACGAACACCCCGACGGCGACCCCAACAGCGACGCCGACCAACACCGCGACCTCGACGCCGACCAACACGCCGCCGCCACACTCGCTGGCGTTCGTCAGCGCCGCGCCGTCGAGCATCGGTGTGCGCGGCTCCGGTCTGCCCGAACAGGCGACCTTGACGTTCCAGGTGACCGACGCCCTGGCGCATCCGATTCCCGGTATCGCGGTCCAGTTCAGCTTGACTTCGCTGGGCGGCGAGAACGTTTCGCCGGCGCAGGCGACGAGTGACGCTGCCGGTCTGGTCCAAACCGTGCTGACCAGCGGACAGCGCGCGACCGCCGTCCGTGTCACTGCCAGTGTCGTGGGCCGTCCGGGGATCACCGCCCAATCCACCGCCGTCACCGTCGCCGGCGCCCCGCCCGCCTTCAGCCGCCTCAGCGCGGCACCGCAGTTCGCCAATATCGCCGGCCGCGTCACGCTCGGGATCGAGAACCCGATCACGGCGTTCTTGAATGACCGCTTCGGCAACGTGGTGCCGCGCGGCACCAGTGTCGCCTTCTTGACCAACGGCGGCAGCGTCATCGATATCACACCGACCAACGCCCAAGGCCGCGCCACCGCGACCCTGGTGAGCGAAGGCGGCGCAATTCCGCCTGACGGCATTATTCGCGTGCTCCTGATTACACGCGGTGAAGAGCCGTTCAGTGATACCAACGGCAACGGCGTCTACGACGAGGGTGAACCGTTCACCGATATCCCCGAGCCGTTTATCGACGTCAACGGCAACGGCCAATACGATGCAGACAACGCCTTCGAGATGTTCGTCGATACCAACGCCAACGGCGAGTGGGACGACGTGCAAGACGGCGCGGTCTGGAACGGCGACGCGCTGATCTGGACCGTCGTGCCGGTGACCTTCTCCGGCCACACCATCGTCGAACTGCTACACGAGGAGGCGCCGGACGAATTCGTCGAGGACACCTTCTCTATCCCAGACGGGGGCAACCTGCGCTTCCGCTTGATCGTGCGTGACCAGGACGGCAACCCGATCGTCGGCGGCTCGAAAGTGGCAGTCAAGCTCACTGGTAATGTGCGGCTGCGAAACCTCAGCGACAGCTTCACCATCCCTGACGGGCAGAGCCTCGATCCTGAGAACAAGCTGATCGAAGGCCTAAACCAATTCTCCTTCGTGCTCGAAGACACGCAGCTCGGTACCGTCACCGACGAGCGGGTCACCGTGGAAATCGCCGTTACTTCCGATCCGGTCGCCGTCGCTCCCGGCGGCAATGGCTCGGTTGGCATCGCGGTGACGGGTACCAACCTGGCGCAGCCGACTCCAACACCGACAGAGACCTTCACGGCGCAGGCGACCCGTACGCCCACACGGACCCAGCCGCCGCCCACAGTCACCGGCACTCCGACGATTACGGCCACAGCCACGGCCACCGCCACCGCGACCAGCACGCCGGTGGCGCGCGCACTCACCTTTGTGAGCGTGGTACCGGCCAGCATCGGCGTGCATGGCTCCGGCTTGCCCGAACAGGCGACCTTGACCTTCCGCGTCACCGATGCCTTCGCGCAACCGATTGCAGGCGTGGCGGTGCAATTCGCAGTCACTTCGCTGGGCGGCGAGACCGTTGCCCCAGAGGAAGCCACCTCCGACGCCGACGGCCTGGTGCAAACCATACTCACCAGCGGCGTGCGCGCTACGGCGGTGCGAGTGACCGCCTCGGTCGTGAGCAACCCCACCGTCCAAGCGCAGTCGACGGTCGTCAACATCTCCGGCGGACTGCCGGCGGCAAACCGCTTCAGCCTCGCGCCGCAATTCGTGAACATTGCCGGCCGGGTGACTTTCGGCCTGCAAGATGTGGTGACGGCGTTCCTCAACGATCGCTACGGTAATGCAGTGCCGGCCGGGACGGCGGTCACCTTCCAGAGTAACTACGCCAGCCTGGTCGATATCACCACCACCGACGCGCAAGGACGCGCCCGCGCGACCTTGCTGAGCGAGGGGGTGTCGCCGCCTGACGGCATCGTCACCTTGCTCGCCTACACCCGTGGCGAGAAGGCTTTCGAGGACCTCAACGGTAACGGTGTCCCGGACATTGGCGAGCCCGTGACCCCGCTGCCCGAGCCGTTCTTCGACGAGAACGCCAACGGTGTGCGTGACGCCGGCGAGAACTTCGTTGACTTGGACAACGATGGCCTGTGGGATGCGGATCAAGCGCCGGTCGGCCAGTTCAGCGATCAAGCCCTGGTGTTCGATAGCTTCCGTGTCACCTTCTCGGCACCGACGCGGCTAACGCTCGAGCCGAGCAGCTTCATCATTCCGGACGGCGGCTCACAGAGCTTCATTGTGACGCTCGCCGACCGTGACAACAACCCGTTGGTTGGCGGCACTAGGGTGGATATTGTCGTAGGCGGCGGCGTGACCCTGCAAGGTCCGTCGAGCTTCACCCTGGCGGACGCCGAGTCGTTCGGTGCGACCATCAACGGCTTGAACCGATTCACTTTCGCGGTGGTCGATTCGCAGCCGGGTCAAGGTGATGCAGGGCAGCCGATCACCGTGAGCGTGACCGTGACCTCGCCGATCAGCGGCACGGCCCCGGGCGGCAACGGCGACGCCAATGCCTTCAGCAGCGGCACGCTGCTGGCGGTGCCGACGCCGACGTTCACCACCACACCGACCAATACACCGACACCGACGTTCACCCCGACGCCGACGTTTACACCGACACCGACGTTCACCTTCACGAACACGCCGACCTGGACCAACACGCCGACGGCGACCTTCACGGTGACGCCGACGAATACGCCGACGTTCACCCCGACTATCACCCCGACGCCGACGCCGGGGGCGGCCTTCATCCACGTGGCCTTGTTCGTCAATCAGGCGAGCAACAACGGTGACGGGACGCTCAGCAGTGTCATCAGCGCTCTGGTCACCGATGCCAGCGGCGTGGCTATCGGCGACGATGTTCCGGTGCAGTTCAGCCTGGTGACGCCGATTGCCGGGGTCTCGGTAACCAGCCCCGGCTACACCAACCAGCCGGCGCCGTGTACGCTCAGCTTCACGGTCGTGCCGCAGCCCGGTGATGCGCTGTCGTGCGTCAAGTACAGCCAGAGCCTGCAAGGTACCGCCGTAACCATCCGCGCTCAGGTGCAAACGGCCGGCGGCTCCTTCATTTTCGACACGCGATTGATCACGCTGCCCGATCTGCGCCCGACGGCGACGCCGACCAATACCGCTACGCCGACGGCCACGCCGACGGCTACGCCAACTAGTACGCCGACGCGGACGCCGACCGACACCCCGACGGCGACCCCGACGGCAACACCCACGTTCACCCCGACCAGCACTCCGACAGTTACGGCAACCGCGACGCCGGAAGCTGCGTTCATTGAGTTGGATCTGATTGACACTCAGGCCAGCGCCAACGGCGATGGCACCTACAGCACGGTGATCGGTGCCCTGGTAACCACCGCCACCGGCGCAGTGGTTGGCGACGGTGTCGCGGTCGAGTTCAGCATCGTCGGCCCAGTGGCCGGCGTCTCCGTCACCAGCCCGGGCTACACCAATCAAGCGCCGCCGTGCACGCTCAGCTTCACGGTCGTACCACAGCCCGGCGACGCCTTGTCCTGCGTGAAGTACGTGCAGAGCCTGTCGGGCACGAGCATAACGATTCAGGCCCGGGTGCAGCGCGCCGATAGCAGCTACATCACTACTCAGCGCGTGATTACCCTGCCGGATCTGCGGCCAACGCCGACAGCGACGCGTACCGGAACCTTGCCGGCGACAAATACGCCGACGAATACGGGTACGCCAACCCGCACGGCCACCCCGACCAACACGCCGACCGACACGCCGACGGCGACCCCGACAAATACCCCCACCATTACGGCAACACCATCGCCCAAGTCGGTCCAATTCGTCAGTGCCACCCCCGCCGCCATCGGTGTTCGCGGTTCCGGCCTGCCCGAGCAGTCGGTGCTGGCGTTCCTGGTAACGGATGCCGGCGGTAACCCGATCTCCGGCATTCCGGTGACCTTCACGCTGACCGGGCTCGGCACAGAAAGCATTGATCCGCCGAGCGCGGTCACTGACGCCGATGGTGAGGCGCGGACAACCCTGACCAGCGGTACGCGTGCGGGCACGGTTCTCGTAACCGCGACCGTGGGCAGCTTCTCGGCCCCGGGCACGGTGTCGATTCTGGGTGCGCCACCGTCACAAAACCGCTTCAGCCTGGCCGCCCAGAAGGCGAATATCGCCGGCCGTGTGTCGCTGGGGATCACCAACACGATCAGCGCTTACGTCAACGATCGCTTCGGCAACGCGGTGCCGCCGGGAACCGCTGTCAGCTTCATCAGTAATGCGGCCAGCGTGGTCAACCCGACAACCACCGACAACTCGGGTATTGCCACCGTCACGCTGATCAGCGAATCGTTGACCAGTCAGGGCTCGCCGCCGACTCAGCCTACCGGCATCGTGTCGATCTTGGCGTTCACGCGCGGCGAGGAGAGCTTCCTCGACAACAACGGCAACGGCACCTTCAACGTTGGCGACACGATCGTTACCGATAACGTGCCGGAGCCGTTCCTCGACTTCCGGCCGCGGCCGGCGGCGCTGGCCGGCGGCGGTCCGGACGATTCGGCCTGCTCGGTGTCGGCGCCGAACGCCAAGTGCAACAATGCCTTCGATAGCGGCAAGCCGTTCGAGCTGTTCGTCGATACCGTACCGCTAAGCGGCACCTGGACCACGCAGGGCACCGCCAGCAGCTGGGATAGTAACATTCTGGTGTCGGGCAGCCTGGCAGTCACTTTCTCTGGGCCGCTGGCGAGTCCGACGACGCTGTGTAGCCCGGCCGGCGCAGGTTGCAGCAACGGGCCGCCGGTGACTTTCAATATCCCCAATGCCGGCGCGCAGGCGTTCACCCTGCGGGTGCACGACGACCTCCGCAACCCGCTCGAGGGTGGCTCCACGATTGTCATCGCGGCCACGGTGGGGGAGATCACGGGCGGATCAATCACCATCCCCGACGGGCAGTCGTTCAACCAATTCGTGGCGGGCCTGAACGAGTTCACCTTCGTGGTGGCGGATCCGGACCCGACGGCGTCTACAGCGCAGGCTACGAGTATTGCCGTCACCGTCACCTCGACCAACGGCAGCGGTACATTCATCGTGGCGAGCGGGACCATTAACTAG
- a CDS encoding 3-dehydroquinate synthase, which produces MTRVSCNGVAETAGAASRCGTAACAAPRCRPAGDGVSVIELSTTVSEARLHVPTETVTVELRERSYPIVIGADLLADLGNRLRALQLDAKIAVVTNPIVGQLYSARLVDGLSAAGFKPTVIEIPAGEEHKNFAWLTFLYDRLLAARMERRSAIVALGGGVIGDLAGFAAATFLRGVPLVQVPTTLLAQVDASVGGKTAINHPGGKNLIGAFYQPRLVLIDVGTLRSLPRREFVAGLAEVIKYGVILSPELFDLLEQELARVLALDAALLTEIIRVACTLKAMVVGEDEREMGLRSILNFGHTLGHAVESLTEYKRFLHGEAVAIGMAFAARLSHGRGHCSEATAARVVRLLKRAGLPVEIPRQVLGRHLALAIEADKKVSGGKIKFVCISEIGRTLFDQLGAAEIAQSAMR; this is translated from the coding sequence ATGACGAGAGTGAGCTGCAACGGTGTGGCAGAGACAGCGGGCGCCGCGAGCCGCTGTGGCACCGCGGCTTGCGCCGCGCCCAGGTGCCGGCCGGCTGGCGATGGAGTGAGTGTGATCGAACTGAGCACGACAGTCAGTGAGGCAAGGTTGCACGTGCCGACTGAGACCGTCACCGTCGAGTTGCGCGAGCGTTCTTACCCGATCGTGATCGGCGCCGATTTGCTCGCGGACCTCGGCAATCGGCTGCGCGCGCTGCAGCTGGATGCCAAGATCGCCGTGGTCACTAATCCGATCGTCGGTCAGCTCTATAGTGCGCGTCTGGTGGACGGCCTGAGCGCCGCCGGATTCAAGCCGACGGTCATCGAAATCCCTGCTGGCGAAGAGCACAAGAACTTCGCCTGGCTGACCTTCCTCTATGACCGGCTGCTCGCTGCTCGCATGGAGCGGCGCTCGGCCATCGTTGCCCTCGGCGGTGGTGTCATCGGCGACCTCGCTGGCTTTGCGGCGGCGACGTTCTTGCGCGGCGTGCCGCTAGTGCAAGTGCCGACCACGCTACTGGCGCAGGTTGACGCCAGCGTCGGCGGCAAGACCGCAATCAATCACCCGGGCGGGAAGAACCTGATCGGCGCCTTCTACCAGCCGCGGCTGGTGTTGATTGACGTCGGCACGCTGCGCTCGCTGCCGCGGCGCGAGTTCGTCGCCGGCTTGGCCGAGGTGATCAAGTACGGGGTGATCCTTTCGCCGGAATTGTTCGACTTGCTGGAGCAGGAGCTGGCGCGCGTGCTGGCGTTGGATGCCGCCTTGCTCACTGAGATTATTCGCGTCGCCTGCACGCTCAAGGCGATGGTGGTCGGCGAGGATGAGCGCGAGATGGGTCTGCGCTCGATCCTCAATTTCGGTCATACCCTCGGCCACGCGGTCGAGAGCCTAACGGAATACAAGCGGTTTTTGCATGGCGAGGCGGTAGCTATAGGTATGGCATTTGCCGCTCGCCTGTCGCATGGGCGCGGCCATTGTAGCGAAGCAACGGCCGCCCGCGTGGTGCGCTTGCTCAAGCGCGCCGGGCTACCGGTGGAAATTCCGCGCCAGGTGCTGGGCCGGCATTTGGCCCTGGCGATCGAGGCCGACAAGAAAGTATCGGGTGGCAAGATCAAGTTCGTCTGCATCAGCGAAATCGGGCGCACCCTGTTCGACCAACTCGGGGCCGCCGAGATCGCGCAGTCGGCGATGCGGTGA